The Euzebya rosea genome has a window encoding:
- a CDS encoding TetR/AcrR family transcriptional regulator: MAVTDGRQARRHELRREMILRAAAEEFALQGFVNATLDRIGERIGLSKASLYYYVNSKEELLAVILEQVTSRIAEEAAQVEGSAEERLRAFVRAHVTVGATSVEGQVLGENVNVLLDREAHERFARARQKHEQRLAALIHEGVEAGEFRSLPVGPAVKLMFGALNSIPVWFRPDGRLTLEQLADEVVGWMLEGLAGPPTDPHSTT, from the coding sequence TTGGCAGTCACCGACGGACGGCAAGCACGTCGCCACGAACTGCGGCGCGAGATGATCCTGCGCGCCGCCGCCGAAGAGTTCGCGCTCCAGGGTTTCGTCAACGCGACGCTGGATCGCATAGGCGAACGCATCGGCCTCTCCAAGGCGAGCCTGTACTACTACGTCAACAGCAAGGAGGAGTTGTTGGCGGTGATCTTGGAGCAGGTCACCTCCCGCATCGCTGAGGAGGCAGCCCAGGTCGAGGGCTCAGCGGAGGAGCGGCTGCGTGCCTTCGTCAGGGCCCACGTGACCGTTGGCGCCACCTCGGTCGAGGGGCAGGTGCTGGGCGAGAACGTCAACGTCCTGCTCGATCGGGAGGCACACGAGCGCTTCGCACGTGCGCGCCAGAAGCACGAGCAGCGGTTGGCCGCACTCATCCACGAGGGCGTGGAGGCGGGGGAGTTCAGGTCACTTCCCGTGGGCCCCGCGGTGAAGCTGATGTTCGGTGCGCTGAACTCCATTCCTGTGTGGTTTCGCCCTGATGGACGGCTCACGCTGGAGCAGCTGGCGGACGAGGTGGTGGGATGGATGCTGGAAGGTCTGGCCGGTCCCCCGACTGACCCTCACTCAACGACGTGA